One stretch of Desulfovibrio sp. TomC DNA includes these proteins:
- the hypE gene encoding hydrogenase expression/formation protein HypE — MDKVLLDYGSGGRASHRFVADLFFKYLGNDILARMDDAAVLSLTGPVAMSTDSFVVDPIFFPGGNIGSLAVHGTVNDVAMMGARPLYLTCGFILEEGLPMDDLARIVASMGEAARQAGVRIVAGDTKVVPRGAADKIFINTTGIGEIMVDPAPSGHRAALGDVVIVSGTMGDHGLAILSTREGLSFDSPVVSDSAALGGLVGKLLAAVPGVHVLRDPTRGGLATTLNEIAGQSNVGIELMQADIPVDPAVTGGCAVLGLDPLYLANEGKFLCILPEAEAQAALAVLRADPLGTGAVVIGRVTGEHAGKVAMVTPLGGKRLLGMLEGEQLPRIC, encoded by the coding sequence ATGGACAAGGTTTTGCTCGATTACGGCAGCGGCGGCCGGGCTTCCCACCGGTTTGTGGCCGACCTTTTCTTCAAGTATCTCGGCAACGATATTCTGGCCCGCATGGATGACGCAGCCGTGTTGTCCCTGACCGGGCCGGTGGCCATGAGCACGGACAGTTTCGTGGTCGATCCCATCTTTTTTCCGGGCGGCAACATCGGCTCCCTGGCTGTGCATGGCACGGTCAACGATGTGGCCATGATGGGGGCGCGGCCCCTGTACCTGACCTGCGGCTTTATCCTGGAAGAAGGACTGCCCATGGACGATCTGGCCCGCATCGTGGCCTCCATGGGCGAGGCGGCGCGGCAGGCCGGGGTGCGGATCGTGGCCGGCGACACCAAGGTGGTGCCCCGCGGCGCGGCGGACAAGATTTTCATCAATACCACCGGCATCGGCGAGATCATGGTCGATCCGGCTCCCAGCGGGCATCGGGCGGCCCTGGGCGATGTGGTCATTGTGTCCGGCACCATGGGCGATCATGGGCTGGCCATCCTGTCCACCCGCGAGGGCCTGTCCTTTGATTCCCCGGTGGTCAGCGACAGCGCCGCCCTTGGCGGACTGGTCGGCAAGCTCCTGGCAGCTGTGCCTGGGGTGCATGTGTTGCGTGATCCGACCCGCGGAGGCCTGGCCACGACGCTCAATGAAATCGCCGGACAGTCGAACGTCGGCATCGAACTGATGCAGGCCGACATCCCGGTCGATCCGGCCGTGACCGGCGGTTGCGCCGTGCTTGGGCTGGACCCGCTGTATCTGGCCAATGAAGGCAAATTCCTGTGCATCCTGCCCGAAGCCGAGGCCCAGGCGGCCCTGGCCGTCTTGCGGGCCGATCCGCTCGGGACTGGAGCCGTGGTCATCGGCCGGGTGACGGGCGAACACGCCGGCAAGGTGGCCATGGTGACCCCCCTTGGCGGCAAACGGCTGCTCGGCATGCTTGAGGGCGAACAGTTGCCGCGCATCTGCTAG
- the dapB gene encoding 4-hydroxy-tetrahydrodipicolinate reductase — protein sequence MSVCDVVIMGALGRMGATLVRLVQADPAIFRLVGALERKGCTADLANLNCEVGDDLTTVLAKCPGAVIIDFTAPENSVNVAKIAAASGNPVVIGTTGLTAEQIASLAVSATKTSIFFAPNMSVGLNVLLAVLPELVRKLGPAYNLEVMEIHHNKKVDAPSGTAIKLGQCLAEARGADYDAVKRHTRDGIIGARTSEEIGVASIRGGDVVGDHTVYFFGPGERIEVKHQVHTRDTLAQGALRAVPWIAAQKPGRLYAMADMLA from the coding sequence ATGAGCGTATGCGATGTGGTGATCATGGGGGCCTTGGGCCGCATGGGCGCGACCCTGGTGCGGCTGGTCCAGGCCGATCCGGCGATCTTCCGGCTGGTCGGGGCCTTGGAGCGCAAGGGCTGTACGGCCGATCTGGCCAATCTGAACTGCGAAGTGGGCGACGATCTGACCACGGTGCTGGCCAAATGCCCGGGAGCGGTCATCATCGATTTCACGGCCCCGGAAAATTCGGTCAACGTGGCCAAAATCGCCGCCGCCTCGGGTAATCCCGTGGTTATCGGCACCACGGGCCTTACTGCGGAGCAGATAGCGTCCCTGGCCGTATCGGCCACAAAAACGTCCATCTTTTTCGCCCCCAACATGAGCGTGGGCTTAAACGTGCTGCTTGCCGTCCTGCCCGAGCTCGTGCGCAAACTTGGGCCGGCCTACAACCTTGAAGTGATGGAAATTCACCACAATAAGAAAGTCGACGCCCCCAGCGGCACGGCCATCAAGCTCGGCCAGTGTCTGGCCGAAGCTCGGGGTGCGGACTATGACGCGGTCAAGCGCCACACCCGCGACGGCATCATCGGGGCGCGCACCAGCGAAGAGATCGGCGTGGCCTCGATACGCGGCGGCGACGTCGTGGGCGACCACACCGTCTATTTCTTTGGACCGGGCGAACGCATTGAGGTGAAGCACCAGGTGCACACCCGTGACACCCTGGCCCAGGGGGCCTTGCGCGCCGTCCCCTGGATTGCTGCCCAGAAGCCCGGTCGGCTCTACGCCATGGCCGACATGCTGGCCTGA
- a CDS encoding DEAD/DEAH box helicase, translating into MPLPFHPLVSDWFTRQVGQPTDIQTRAWPRIAAGEHVLAVAPTGSGKTLTAFLAALDALATGRWPTGQTSVVYVSPLKALGSDVRANLVRPLTGLRQTFAAAGVAFPHIRAEIRSGDTPADARRRMLRQPPEILITTPESLNLLLSSKGGRGMLGAVRLVILDEIHAVAGSKRGVFLLAGVERLALLAGEFQRVALSATVSPLATVAAMVGGFRPAGEAADGALVPRPVAVVASPAEKRLELRVEYASWDERETPEASFLTLVAARVRRRIAANRTTLVFVNSRKLCEKLTRLVNADLDEPLAHAHHGSLAKELRQAVEARLKTGELRAVVATNSLELGIDIGSVDEVLLVECPPTVSAAVQRIGRSGHGVGEVSRAIFLPTSEKDLLEAAVMAKAAAGRDIEPLRPVEAPLDVLAQVLVAMLGVETWDVDGLYVAVRRCWSYRDLGRTAFDLTLGMLAGRYAATRLRELSPLVAIDALDGTASARAGALLRLYASGGVIADRGYYALRRQDLGTRLGELDEVFVWEARLGQVFAFGAHNWRIERITDADVFVAPAPAGAVPAPFWLGDPRSRDRHFSARIGDFLEEADARLGDPAYVRELETDYCLEPAAAQVLVGYLRRQQEATGAALPHARHLLIEVTDTGPGGAPGNQVILHAPLGLAVTAPLGLALETGLEALTGHPVPVFAGNDCVAVTLPGDIDPLAVLSAVPARDVGELVRARLEGSGAFGAAFREAAGRALLLPRDGFGKRQPLWITRLRARKLLAAVADYGDFPIVLEAWRTCLVDLFDPAGLAEFLGAAQSGGLAVTVAKTRVQSPFAADLVWRHITEYMYLTDAGTAAGPTGARPDLVAEVARGPDRPAVSEAVAAAFEQRRQRLYPGYAPGSAAELLEHVKERICLPQAEWRAILDAMARDHGLTADSLETALAAKLACIEPIPGGEGLVVALERAVAVAQAFWRDVALVRPMAATAKLPRRRTGAEDDERAAREGLLGQWLSFYGPRSLDSLVGLLGLSPAILQALLEDLQAAGEVVAGRLLTGREEVHWCDAANFETLLRLARAARRPVLTALPAGHVPYFLAIWQGLARPAVDPSGLAERVERLSCLPLPAGLWETEVLPARCPTYDPARLDAALEASGLQWFGAGKQKVLFARPDDLDLAGFTPRTAESGLFPDIRAGYDFSSLLEITGLSPKALTERLWQAVWKGEAACDGMAVLRRGVANGFTAEEAFTRSARGGRQAFRRTSPGRFAGSLPLAGVWRALRVPPLPDYPVALEALAMDRARLLLARYGVVCRDMLAREVPALGWSGVFRALRRMELSGEVVSGEFFAGLSGPQFADGRAVRLLTAGLSGDEPWWIAGRDPAAFWGAVDQTGSHALAGVGGHTVPADLVLPRRTAGTWVSFAGARPVAVFEAGGGRMTLGLSPDATGLPAALAPLVHVLTRRTAPESRLVVATINDVPAGESPYRDVLRLLFEVVGERRGLTLYRRRTDPGVPEPG; encoded by the coding sequence ATGCCATTGCCATTTCATCCGCTGGTCAGCGATTGGTTCACCCGCCAGGTCGGCCAACCCACCGACATCCAGACCCGGGCCTGGCCGCGCATCGCCGCCGGCGAACACGTCCTGGCCGTGGCTCCGACCGGGTCCGGCAAGACCCTGACCGCCTTCCTGGCCGCCCTGGACGCCCTGGCCACCGGCCGCTGGCCCACCGGCCAGACCAGCGTGGTCTATGTCTCGCCGCTCAAGGCTCTCGGCAGCGACGTGCGGGCCAATCTGGTGCGCCCGCTTACCGGCCTGCGCCAGACCTTTGCCGCTGCCGGCGTTGCCTTCCCCCACATCCGGGCCGAAATCCGCTCCGGCGACACCCCGGCCGATGCCCGACGGCGGATGCTGCGCCAGCCCCCGGAAATTCTCATCACCACCCCGGAATCGCTGAACCTGCTCCTGAGTTCCAAGGGCGGCCGGGGGATGCTTGGGGCGGTGCGGCTGGTCATTCTCGATGAAATCCATGCCGTGGCCGGGTCCAAACGCGGCGTGTTTCTTCTGGCCGGGGTGGAACGGTTGGCTTTGCTGGCTGGTGAATTCCAGCGCGTGGCCCTCTCGGCCACGGTGTCGCCGCTGGCAACCGTTGCCGCCATGGTCGGCGGCTTCCGGCCCGCTGGCGAAGCGGCCGATGGGGCACTTGTCCCGCGCCCGGTGGCGGTGGTGGCCAGCCCGGCCGAGAAGCGGCTGGAGTTGCGGGTGGAGTACGCCTCCTGGGACGAGCGGGAGACGCCGGAGGCCTCGTTTCTGACCCTGGTTGCGGCCAGGGTGCGCCGGCGCATTGCCGCCAATCGCACCACGCTCGTGTTCGTCAACAGCCGCAAACTCTGCGAAAAGCTCACCCGGCTGGTCAACGCCGATCTGGACGAGCCGCTGGCCCACGCCCACCACGGGTCCCTGGCCAAGGAGCTGCGCCAGGCCGTGGAAGCGCGCCTCAAGACCGGGGAGCTTCGGGCGGTGGTGGCCACCAATTCTTTGGAACTTGGCATCGACATCGGGTCCGTGGACGAGGTTCTGCTGGTTGAATGTCCTCCAACCGTGAGCGCGGCGGTCCAGCGCATTGGTCGCTCGGGCCATGGCGTGGGCGAGGTCAGCCGGGCGATTTTTCTCCCCACCTCGGAAAAGGACCTGCTTGAAGCGGCAGTCATGGCCAAGGCGGCGGCCGGACGCGACATCGAGCCGCTACGACCGGTGGAGGCCCCGCTCGATGTCCTGGCCCAGGTGTTGGTGGCCATGCTCGGGGTTGAGACCTGGGACGTGGACGGGCTGTATGTGGCCGTGCGCCGCTGCTGGTCCTACCGTGACCTGGGCCGCACGGCCTTTGACCTGACCCTTGGCATGTTGGCCGGGCGCTATGCCGCCACCCGCCTGCGCGAACTCTCGCCCCTGGTGGCCATCGACGCCCTTGACGGCACGGCCTCGGCCCGGGCCGGGGCGCTTTTGCGGCTTTACGCCTCGGGCGGGGTCATTGCCGACCGGGGCTACTACGCCCTGCGCCGCCAGGACCTGGGCACGCGCCTGGGCGAACTCGACGAGGTCTTTGTCTGGGAAGCGCGTCTGGGCCAGGTCTTCGCCTTTGGGGCGCACAACTGGCGCATCGAGCGCATCACCGACGCCGATGTCTTTGTTGCGCCAGCCCCGGCCGGGGCGGTGCCGGCTCCCTTCTGGCTGGGCGATCCCCGCTCCCGGGACCGTCATTTCTCCGCCCGCATCGGCGATTTTCTGGAAGAGGCCGACGCCCGGCTGGGTGATCCCGCCTATGTCCGAGAACTGGAGACAGACTATTGTTTGGAACCGGCCGCCGCCCAGGTCCTGGTCGGCTACCTGCGCCGCCAGCAGGAGGCCACTGGCGCGGCCCTGCCCCATGCCCGCCATCTGCTCATTGAAGTGACCGACACCGGCCCGGGTGGTGCGCCCGGCAATCAGGTCATCCTGCATGCGCCCCTGGGACTGGCCGTTACCGCGCCGCTTGGGCTGGCCCTGGAAACCGGCCTGGAGGCGCTGACCGGGCATCCGGTCCCGGTCTTTGCCGGCAACGACTGCGTGGCCGTCACCCTGCCCGGCGATATCGATCCCCTGGCTGTGTTGTCGGCGGTGCCGGCCCGGGACGTGGGCGAACTGGTGCGGGCGCGTCTGGAAGGCTCAGGCGCGTTTGGCGCGGCTTTCCGAGAGGCTGCCGGCCGGGCCTTGCTGTTGCCCCGCGACGGTTTTGGCAAACGCCAGCCGCTGTGGATCACCCGGCTGCGGGCGCGAAAGCTCCTGGCCGCCGTGGCCGACTATGGCGACTTTCCCATCGTGCTGGAGGCCTGGCGCACCTGTCTGGTCGATCTTTTCGATCCGGCCGGGCTGGCCGAATTCCTGGGGGCCGCCCAGTCCGGGGGGCTGGCCGTCACGGTGGCCAAAACCCGGGTGCAAAGCCCCTTTGCCGCCGATCTCGTCTGGCGGCACATCACCGAATACATGTACTTGACCGATGCCGGCACAGCCGCCGGCCCAACCGGGGCGCGGCCGGATCTGGTGGCCGAGGTGGCCCGCGGTCCGGATCGGCCGGCCGTGTCCGAAGCGGTTGCCGCCGCTTTTGAGCAAAGACGCCAGCGTCTCTATCCGGGCTATGCCCCGGGCAGTGCGGCCGAACTCCTGGAGCACGTCAAAGAACGCATCTGCCTGCCCCAGGCCGAGTGGCGGGCCATCCTGGACGCCATGGCCCGCGACCATGGCCTGACGGCGGATTCTCTGGAAACGGCTCTGGCCGCCAAACTGGCCTGCATTGAACCGATCCCCGGCGGAGAAGGGCTGGTGGTCGCCCTGGAGCGGGCCGTTGCCGTGGCCCAGGCCTTTTGGCGCGACGTTGCCCTGGTCCGGCCCATGGCTGCAACGGCCAAGTTGCCGCGTCGGCGCACCGGGGCAGAGGATGACGAACGAGCCGCCCGGGAAGGGCTTTTGGGGCAGTGGCTCTCCTTTTACGGTCCCCGCAGCCTGGACTCCCTGGTCGGGCTGCTGGGGCTTTCGCCGGCAATCCTTCAAGCGTTGCTTGAGGATTTGCAGGCGGCCGGCGAGGTGGTGGCAGGGCGGCTGCTCACCGGCCGGGAGGAGGTGCACTGGTGCGATGCAGCCAATTTCGAGACCTTGCTCCGTCTGGCCCGGGCGGCCAGGCGTCCGGTCCTGACCGCGCTGCCGGCCGGACATGTGCCCTATTTCCTGGCCATCTGGCAGGGGCTTGCCCGGCCGGCCGTCGATCCGTCCGGCCTGGCCGAACGGGTGGAGCGATTGAGCTGTCTGCCGCTGCCGGCCGGGCTGTGGGAGACCGAGGTGTTGCCGGCTCGTTGTCCGACCTATGACCCGGCCCGACTCGACGCTGCCCTGGAGGCGTCGGGCCTGCAGTGGTTCGGGGCAGGGAAACAGAAGGTGCTCTTTGCCCGGCCAGACGACCTCGATCTGGCCGGATTTACCCCTCGCACCGCCGAGAGCGGGCTTTTCCCGGATATTCGGGCCGGCTATGATTTTTCGAGTCTGCTGGAGATCACGGGCCTCTCGCCCAAGGCCCTGACCGAACGGCTGTGGCAGGCGGTCTGGAAGGGTGAGGCGGCCTGCGACGGCATGGCCGTGTTGCGCCGGGGCGTGGCCAATGGGTTTACGGCCGAGGAGGCGTTCACCCGGTCTGCCCGGGGCGGACGGCAGGCGTTTCGGCGCACGTCGCCCGGGCGGTTTGCCGGCTCGTTGCCCCTGGCCGGGGTATGGCGGGCGCTTCGGGTGCCGCCCTTGCCGGATTATCCCGTGGCCCTGGAAGCCCTGGCCATGGACCGGGCCCGGCTGCTCCTTGCCCGCTACGGCGTGGTCTGCCGCGACATGCTGGCCCGCGAGGTCCCGGCTCTGGGCTGGAGTGGGGTTTTTCGGGCCTTGCGGCGCATGGAATTATCCGGCGAAGTCGTGTCCGGCGAGTTCTTCGCCGGCCTGTCCGGGCCGCAATTTGCCGACGGCCGGGCTGTCCGCCTGCTTACGGCCGGGCTTTCGGGCGACGAGCCGTGGTGGATTGCCGGACGCGACCCGGCCGCTTTCTGGGGCGCGGTGGACCAGACTGGTTCTCATGCCCTGGCTGGCGTTGGCGGGCATACGGTCCCGGCGGACCTTGTTCTGCCGCGTCGCACCGCCGGGACCTGGGTCTCCTTTGCCGGGGCGCGTCCGGTCGCGGTTTTCGAGGCCGGCGGCGGACGCATGACCCTGGGGCTGTCCCCGGATGCAACCGGACTGCCGGCTGCCCTGGCTCCGCTTGTCCACGTGCTCACCCGGCGAACTGCACCCGAGTCGCGGCTGGTTGTCGCCACCATAAACGACGTCCCGGCCGGGGAGAGCCCGTACCGGGACGTCTTGCGGCTGCTTTTTGAGGTGGTGGGGGAGCGCCGGGGTCTGACGCTCTATCGCAGGCGCACCGACCCAGGTGTACCGGAGCCTGGGTGA
- a CDS encoding NAD-glutamate dehydrogenase domain-containing protein, with translation MTLPERPNAASFARVVNRELRSESDALVPWFLANMPAYYFRTHAPAEQARHIRAVISGEVLSGGQSATLWNHERTRVTRIAPAGTQALLEHLAERAGDNIRTSRLYASQDGRLRLDTFLLEPQEPVGSGSRAMRQAVRLMESGGHLDPRLRQDFIAFLRGAPADYVEKFDPLRAARHFALAKELEGEDGVRVELHLLAENTESRLVVAMREPPRSGLLLQVARTVLAEELDILRGYSDRFVLPDGDVSVISLYVAKDGLAIDAGHPAWKRLRVRLRRVKWTVPMVLDALTREYGLTPEETELTAAGCECVRQFLVGHNPHAFSSYNVNQAVLRHVPQIRACLVAFDARFNPALADRHRQTEAAEAAARADIAAVEDEVARRILLGLLALWRHTRRTNAYLPERFGLAFRLDPAVIEAISGQLPGDGEQLPHALFYLSGPHMRGFHVRYREMARGGVRLVRAKTSAQLEAEAGRLYAEAKNLALSQQFKNKDIPEGGAKAVLLLGPGADATLALKSAVDGLLDLLVLDEGGEKSLPGVVDHLGHPELVYLGPDEGITPDHIRWIVRRAVERGYGWPRTFMSSKPEGGINHKRYGVTSLGVLEFADAFLREAGINPDAATFTVKLTGGPAGDVAGNALLELFARYGDRARVVAVSDGHGAAYDPRGLDHAELARLVAAEHHIAGFSPDRLSGDGAFVVRSDTPGGAKIRSSLHNTAAADLFIPAGGRPDTINDGNWREFCDSAGRPSARVIIEGANLFLTGPARQHLEAAGALIAPGPSANKAGVICSSYEILAGMAMSEAEFAACKRRYVPEVLAILRQKCRAEAGLLLRERRLSGGRIGLVALSRDVSAEITALKDAIGQALAREAPTVADVIGDKLLRRLVAEHCPPLVAARFFDQLLATAPASYLHAVIAAHAASSIVYAEGLGWLSRLVGLRDLMSVVRTYFATADVLAGQLAAIAKSRLPGRLEIAHVLARTGHKTLCEEALALDGPRPGEV, from the coding sequence GTGACCCTGCCTGAACGTCCCAATGCCGCCTCTTTCGCCCGGGTCGTCAACCGGGAACTGCGCAGCGAATCCGATGCACTGGTCCCCTGGTTTCTGGCCAACATGCCGGCCTATTATTTTCGCACCCACGCCCCGGCCGAACAGGCCCGCCATATCCGGGCCGTGATTTCCGGCGAGGTGCTCTCCGGCGGCCAGTCGGCCACCTTGTGGAATCACGAGCGGACCCGCGTCACCCGCATTGCCCCGGCCGGAACGCAAGCCCTGCTGGAGCATCTGGCGGAACGCGCCGGCGACAATATCCGCACCTCCCGCCTCTACGCCTCCCAGGATGGCCGGTTGCGCCTGGACACCTTTTTGCTGGAGCCGCAGGAGCCGGTCGGGAGCGGCAGCCGGGCCATGCGGCAGGCCGTTCGCCTCATGGAATCCGGCGGCCATCTCGACCCCAGGCTTCGCCAGGATTTCATCGCCTTTTTGCGCGGCGCACCGGCGGATTACGTGGAGAAGTTCGATCCTCTCCGGGCGGCCCGCCACTTTGCCCTGGCCAAAGAACTGGAAGGGGAGGACGGCGTGCGGGTTGAGCTGCACCTGCTGGCCGAAAATACCGAGAGCCGGCTGGTGGTGGCCATGCGCGAACCGCCGCGAAGCGGGCTGTTGTTGCAGGTGGCCCGCACGGTCCTGGCCGAGGAGCTCGACATCCTGCGCGGCTATTCCGACCGCTTTGTCCTCCCGGACGGCGATGTCTCGGTCATAAGCCTCTATGTGGCCAAGGACGGCCTGGCGATTGACGCCGGGCATCCAGCCTGGAAGCGGTTGCGGGTGCGCCTTCGCCGAGTCAAATGGACCGTGCCGATGGTCCTGGACGCCCTGACCCGGGAATACGGCCTGACCCCGGAAGAAACCGAGCTGACGGCTGCCGGGTGCGAATGCGTGCGCCAGTTTTTGGTCGGCCACAATCCCCATGCCTTTAGTTCCTACAACGTCAATCAGGCCGTGCTGCGTCATGTGCCCCAGATCCGGGCCTGTCTGGTCGCCTTCGACGCTAGGTTCAACCCGGCCCTGGCCGACCGCCATCGGCAGACCGAAGCCGCCGAGGCCGCAGCCCGGGCCGACATTGCGGCTGTCGAGGACGAGGTGGCCCGGCGCATCCTCTTGGGCCTGCTCGCTTTGTGGCGGCATACCCGGCGCACCAACGCCTACCTGCCAGAGCGTTTCGGACTGGCGTTTCGTCTCGACCCGGCGGTCATCGAGGCGATTTCCGGCCAATTGCCCGGAGATGGCGAGCAGCTGCCCCATGCCCTGTTTTATTTGAGCGGCCCGCACATGCGCGGCTTTCATGTGCGCTATCGGGAAATGGCCCGGGGAGGGGTGCGTCTGGTGCGGGCCAAAACCTCGGCCCAGCTTGAGGCCGAGGCCGGGCGTCTGTACGCCGAAGCCAAGAATCTGGCCCTGTCCCAGCAGTTTAAAAACAAGGACATTCCCGAGGGCGGGGCCAAGGCCGTGCTGCTGCTTGGTCCCGGGGCCGATGCCACGCTGGCGCTTAAAAGCGCTGTGGACGGCCTGCTCGACCTGCTGGTCCTGGATGAGGGCGGGGAGAAGAGCCTGCCTGGGGTGGTGGACCATCTTGGCCACCCGGAACTCGTCTATCTTGGCCCCGACGAAGGCATCACGCCGGATCACATCCGTTGGATCGTGCGCCGGGCCGTAGAACGCGGCTATGGCTGGCCGCGCACGTTTATGAGCTCCAAGCCCGAAGGCGGCATCAACCACAAACGCTATGGCGTCACCAGTCTTGGCGTGCTGGAGTTCGCCGATGCTTTTTTGCGCGAGGCCGGCATCAACCCCGACGCTGCGACCTTTACCGTCAAGCTGACCGGCGGACCGGCCGGGGATGTGGCCGGCAATGCTTTGCTTGAGCTTTTTGCCCGCTACGGCGACCGGGCCAGGGTGGTGGCGGTCAGCGATGGACACGGCGCAGCCTATGATCCGCGCGGACTGGATCATGCCGAACTGGCCCGCCTGGTTGCGGCCGAACACCACATTGCCGGCTTTTCCCCGGACCGGCTTTCCGGCGACGGCGCTTTTGTGGTGCGTTCCGACACCCCCGGCGGAGCCAAGATTCGCAGCAGCCTGCACAATACGGCGGCAGCCGATCTCTTCATTCCGGCAGGTGGCCGGCCCGACACCATAAACGACGGCAATTGGCGGGAATTTTGCGATTCTGCCGGCCGTCCTTCGGCCCGGGTCATCATCGAGGGGGCCAACCTGTTCCTGACCGGCCCGGCCCGACAGCATCTGGAAGCGGCCGGCGCGCTGATCGCGCCGGGCCCCTCGGCCAACAAGGCCGGGGTGATCTGCTCGTCATATGAAATCCTGGCCGGCATGGCCATGAGCGAGGCCGAGTTCGCAGCCTGCAAGCGCCGGTATGTCCCGGAGGTGCTTGCCATCCTGCGCCAGAAATGTCGGGCTGAGGCCGGGCTGCTGTTGCGCGAGCGGCGGCTTTCCGGCGGCCGGATCGGGCTTGTGGCTTTAAGCCGCGACGTCTCTGCCGAGATTACCGCCCTCAAGGACGCCATTGGTCAGGCCCTGGCCCGGGAGGCCCCGACCGTGGCCGACGTGATCGGCGACAAACTGCTGCGGCGTCTTGTGGCCGAACACTGCCCGCCGCTGGTGGCCGCCCGCTTTTTCGACCAACTGCTGGCCACGGCCCCGGCATCGTATCTCCATGCGGTCATTGCCGCCCATGCCGCTTCCAGCATTGTCTACGCCGAAGGGTTGGGCTGGCTGTCGCGGCTGGTCGGATTGCGGGATCTCATGTCCGTGGTGCGGACCTACTTTGCCACAGCCGACGTGTTGGCCGGCCAGCTTGCGGCCATTGCCAAGAGCCGGCTGCCGGGCCGTCTGGAGATAGCCCACGTTTTGGCCCGTACCGGGCACAAGACGCTGTGCGAGGAGGCGTTGGCTTTGGATGGTCCAAGGCCCGGAGAGGTTTAG
- a CDS encoding tetratricopeptide repeat protein, whose amino-acid sequence MTQENRITGIFSLKTTITVGFGVTKNTALSETYWFVKEIDNDRFEVQSLDMDFKRQGKAVVITRDKLFEEYHLEPDLSYRMLSQPLLVGDHYRTTAKYANAEQEYQKIKRIDEDNIRANFGLGLVYLALNKTDKATYIFDRLVRLEEAFEPQHKHLFNEFGINLRKKGLFAEALKYYFRARELSRDDDHLLLNIARVYFEQNQLPEAEGMAKEALALNPDLAEAKRLLERIWNTPVRLDTPRIKI is encoded by the coding sequence ATGACCCAGGAAAACCGGATTACCGGCATTTTTTCGCTCAAGACGACCATTACGGTCGGTTTTGGCGTTACCAAAAATACCGCCCTTTCCGAAACCTATTGGTTTGTCAAGGAAATCGACAATGACCGGTTCGAGGTGCAAAGCCTGGACATGGATTTCAAGCGCCAGGGCAAAGCCGTTGTCATCACCCGCGACAAGCTCTTTGAGGAATATCATCTCGAACCTGACCTGAGCTATCGCATGCTCAGTCAGCCCCTGCTCGTTGGCGACCACTACCGCACAACGGCCAAGTACGCCAATGCCGAGCAGGAATATCAAAAGATCAAGCGCATCGACGAAGACAACATCCGGGCCAATTTCGGCCTGGGACTGGTCTATCTGGCCTTGAACAAAACCGACAAGGCCACCTATATCTTCGACCGACTGGTCCGGCTGGAAGAGGCCTTTGAACCGCAGCACAAGCACCTGTTCAACGAATTCGGCATCAATCTGCGCAAAAAAGGCCTGTTCGCCGAGGCCCTCAAGTACTATTTCCGGGCTCGCGAGCTCTCCCGCGACGACGACCATCTTCTGCTCAACATCGCCCGGGTCTATTTCGAGCAAAACCAGCTGCCCGAGGCCGAAGGCATGGCCAAAGAGGCCCTGGCGCTTAATCCCGACCTGGCCGAGGCCAAACGCCTGCTCGAACGCATCTGGAACACCCCGGTCCGTCTGGACACTCCACGGATCAAGATCTAA